A genomic window from bacterium includes:
- a CDS encoding ATP-binding protein, whose amino-acid sequence MAAAAHDRGDAVEISIPPRTEYVAMVRNFVAEAVARQAGVDARRLEDLRVAVSEAVTNAIAAHAARRTGAPIRICCVPSPGRVEIGVYDRGGGFDPASVPEPPEPTDPHRLETEKGMGLWLMRIMSDDHSIATSRRGTEVRLVVHTSSG is encoded by the coding sequence ATGGCGGCAGCAGCGCACGACCGCGGCGACGCGGTGGAGATCAGTATCCCGCCTCGAACCGAGTACGTGGCGATGGTGCGGAACTTCGTCGCCGAGGCGGTCGCCAGACAGGCGGGGGTGGATGCGCGGCGCCTCGAGGACCTCCGGGTCGCCGTCTCCGAAGCTGTCACCAACGCCATCGCCGCTCACGCCGCACGCCGGACCGGCGCGCCGATCAGGATCTGCTGCGTTCCCAGTCCGGGACGCGTCGAGATCGGCGTCTACGACCGGGGTGGTGGGTTCGACCCGGCGAGCGTGCCCGAGCCTCCAGAACCGACCGATCCCCACCGGTTGGAGACCGAGAAGGGCATGGGCCTGTGGCTGATGCGGATCATGTCCGACGACCATTCGATCGCCACGAGCCGTCGCGGGACCGAAGTCCGGCTGGTGGTCCACACCTCCTCGGGCTAG
- the nhaA gene encoding Na+/H+ antiporter NhaA produces MSNHGHIEGGEDPEPPVLDRNPQGDGEHRETGSPPDSSLTFIGRDSALARTVGRPLLHFLHIETSGGILLLLATVAALIWVNSPVGHSYEEFWHTPIEISVSDFVVFDEDLHGFVNDALMALFFFVVGLEIKRELVTGRLRRPRDALLPAVAALGGMVVPALVYVAFNLGGDNLNGWGVPMATDIAFAVGVVSLVGKWVPGWLRLFLLTLAIVDDIGAILVIAIFYSSDISLGWLGLAGLLCVLIATLTRIRVWQWPVYMLIGVFVWWATLNSGVHATIAGVVLGLLTPAKPLQRETDARSVARWLQDKSAISVTDIRRANFGIAESRSVAERLEVALHPYVSYLIVPVFALANAGVTLSADSLRGAATSSVTIGVALGLLVGKTVGVSGFTLLATRLGLSSLPAGVTRLHVVGVSIVAGIGFTVALFVTALAFNGSAAGDEAKIGVLVASLVAAVLGLMVLRLAGRRVVGTLAASGHR; encoded by the coding sequence ATGTCGAATCACGGGCACATCGAGGGCGGCGAGGACCCGGAACCGCCGGTTCTCGACAGGAATCCCCAAGGGGACGGCGAGCACCGCGAGACGGGCTCACCGCCCGACAGCAGCCTGACGTTCATCGGCCGCGACAGCGCTCTGGCCCGCACGGTGGGCCGCCCGCTGTTGCACTTCCTGCACATCGAGACCTCAGGGGGAATCCTCCTCCTGCTCGCCACCGTCGCCGCCCTCATCTGGGTGAACTCCCCGGTCGGGCACAGCTACGAGGAGTTCTGGCACACCCCCATCGAGATCTCGGTGAGCGATTTCGTGGTCTTCGACGAGGATCTGCACGGCTTCGTGAACGACGCGCTCATGGCGCTGTTCTTCTTCGTGGTGGGTCTGGAGATCAAGCGTGAGTTGGTCACCGGGCGGTTGCGGCGGCCGCGCGACGCGCTGCTTCCGGCCGTCGCCGCGCTCGGGGGCATGGTGGTGCCGGCCCTGGTCTATGTGGCCTTCAACCTGGGGGGTGACAACCTCAACGGCTGGGGTGTGCCGATGGCCACCGACATCGCCTTCGCGGTCGGGGTCGTGTCCCTCGTCGGTAAGTGGGTTCCGGGCTGGCTGCGCCTGTTCCTGCTGACGCTGGCGATCGTCGACGACATCGGCGCGATCCTCGTGATCGCGATCTTCTACAGCTCCGACATATCGCTGGGATGGCTCGGGCTGGCGGGGCTGCTGTGCGTTCTGATCGCCACCCTGACGCGGATCCGCGTCTGGCAGTGGCCGGTGTACATGCTCATCGGCGTCTTCGTGTGGTGGGCCACCCTGAACTCCGGCGTCCACGCCACGATCGCCGGCGTCGTACTCGGCCTGCTGACACCGGCCAAGCCGCTGCAGCGGGAGACCGACGCCCGTTCGGTGGCCCGCTGGCTGCAGGACAAGTCGGCCATCTCGGTCACCGACATCCGCCGAGCCAACTTTGGCATCGCCGAGTCGCGCTCGGTGGCCGAGCGCCTCGAGGTGGCACTGCATCCGTACGTCAGCTATCTCATCGTGCCGGTCTTCGCCCTGGCGAACGCCGGTGTGACGCTCAGCGCTGACTCGCTGCGCGGCGCGGCGACCTCGTCGGTCACCATCGGCGTGGCCCTGGGGCTGCTGGTCGGCAAGACCGTCGGCGTGTCCGGATTCACACTGCTGGCCACGCGACTCGGTCTCAGTTCGTTGCCGGCCGGCGTCACCAGACTGCACGTCGTCGGAGTGTCGATCGTTGCGGGCATCGGATTCACCGTGGCACTGTTCGTGACGGCGCTGGCGTTCAACGGTTCCGCGGCGGGCGACGAGGCGAAGATCGGCGTCCTGGTGGCGTCCCTGGTGGCTGCGGTGCTCGGACTGATGGTGCTGCGGCTGGCCGGTCGCCGCGTTGTCGGCACGCTGGCGGCGTCCGGTCACCGCTAG